cactctttactaccaggaacttaaattattatagtgctatctctattctctgtcactctttactatcaggaacttaaattgttatagtgctatctctgtcactctttactaccaggaccttaaattattatagtgctatctctgtcactctttactgtgtgcgggaagtgcacataccacgagtttgactaacatgagtgctatctctatcactctttactaccaggaactttaattatgatagtgctatctctgtcactctttactaccaggaacataaattttattattacaatgctatctctgtcactctttactaccaggaacttaaatgattatagtgctatctctgtcactctttactgtgtgcgggaagtgcacataccacgagtttgactaacatgagtgctatctctgtcactctttactaccaggaacttaaatgattatagtgctatctctgtcactctttacttctaggaacttaaatatttttttcggtttcggttttggtcttggtttcggtgtcggttttggtgtaggtttcggtctcggtttcggtttcgatttcggttttcgtttccattcccgtttcggtttccgttttcgttttcagttttgtttttgtttaaactaacagaactaaaactaaaaccaaaaccaaaaccaaaccagaaacgggaaaccgaacacgggaaaccggatatcggataccgtatatcggatgctggttaccggttactgtctaccgtttaccggataccggttaccgtctaccggttaccggtcaccgtttaccggataacggttaacggtcattggttactggttaccggttaccggtcaccgaataccggagacccgtcaccggttaccggttaccggataccggttaccggataccggttaccggataccggttaccggataccggttaccggataccggttaccggttaccggttaccggataccggttaccggttaccggttaccggttacaggataccggttaccggttaccggttaccggataccggttactgggtaccggttaccggataccggttaccggataccggttaccggataccgggtaccggttaccggataccggatacaggatacaggataccggataccggttaccggttaccggttaccggttaccggttaccggttaccggttaccggttaccggttaccgggtaccagataccagaaaccaggttttgatttctggtttctcatgttacaacgtgtatagattagtcgataccaagtcggacacttccgattaggcgatttcggctcgcattgttacgcagcattcgagtgttgagtttctcacacatgaggccccctaataaaatttgtaccactcatattattgatttgactctcgcaacacaaacacctcatgcccacacaaatacacacaaaataaaatcattcacaaacttcaaatcattcaaaaactcaacagtcacacgcgctcctcgcggtcctctaagaactccctcgcgagagtcgacacttcaaaatgaagcgacatcgcatcggctcatcatccacaaatccgaaaagatccaccgataaatttgtaccggaaagacctcaccgcgacaatgtcatattacccaaattacttcaaaaatcctctgaaagtgaaacagttcattaggtttaccgtaagagtgagtgagacagacacgcactgtgcttcaaatttgcctcgccaaaatacgttacacacgactcgaaagaatacagtcttaagcgccgcaagctttcatacatattacgttgttgtgatccaagcatctcgtcaagctcgataggtactattattgagctaacgacttgaccagtttaacgtgacctatcggactaattgatttgtatgacttttgtcacttgtaataagggagctctcttatactggacggtgaaatatttgttatcgaagcgttttgaaaacgcggcgcccttgatatcgcagagcgaaacacgtgttgacgactcgccgcccgttcccgctactactatactagctatacctactctgtgcacgaccttattctgcaggtaataacgttcatattaaagcgcaagtaagaaaaatatcaattaagtaatgaatcttacatatttgttgtttaattgatttcgtatagtactaagaatatattaacggcaaaatttaccatctttcaatttagttaggtatttttcctttcctaaaattatcaatatttaagattttgaacaagcgccaaaagtattggtataagttttaataatttatcaacacacgtaatattatattcataataaattgcaggattacggttaacaatattttctagtgaaatacgcctgaaaatgtgtaacttactaaaccttctttataaatgatagttctgtatgaattatttataaaaattagatgtttttatatgaaatgcaggtgtcacaacataatacaagcactttttccggattacatttaatactttagttataaaatcaaaaaatattcaaagttcgtttttatttttttttaaattgaatcagaaccctaatttgattaataatttgtattttaactatcactaatgatactttatacgacagaaaaagaaaattacggttatcgaattatgtccaggtcaagctatttttcctggtctatgtgtctaaaaacaaaaacattaaatttcagTTGAAGAATGCAAGAAGCGTTGGCGCGGTCTACGAGATGGCTACATGAGGAGTCGGCGGGTGGGCACCATGCACAAAACGAAAGCACCCGTGTTCGAGAAAATGCAGTACCTTGATGAGACTTCCATGGACACTGAGACAGTGCTCGAGGAGGCTACTATGGAGGACGAGGAGCAGCAGGTTCAGGAGGAGCAGGTCGTTACGGAGCAGCAAGTTATTACTGACAGCCAGGAGTATTATGAAGTAAGTTTGACAGTGAAATAGGGTGAATGACCTCAACTACTGCTTATATATTATGATAACAGAATGCCTGAATTTGATAAGCCTATAGAGTTGCCATTTCCATAGCGAAGATTGTATTACTATCCCAGGCCCAGGCTTAGTGACATATccatattactatttaatgacaaaaatagttgacaaattACTAAGTATAAATAACTGATCTGTTGGACAGATTAAGGCAATAAATTGGCATATGAAGTAGTGTTAGTGTGAGAAGGCACTCAGATAGCTCCTAGTAGTAGTTTTATACAGTGAGTAAATATTACTGTAGTTAATGTATACATAAACAAATAGGATATAAGCTCAAAGAACTGAGAACGTATCATAAAATGTAGTAAACACAACTAATTTGGCAAAATGTATGTTTCCAGATCACAGTGGTGGACGGCCCAACCGAGCAACACCAACAACTGAAGCAGCCACTCTTCAAAATATTGCCAAAAACAGAAATTATAACCAACGAGCCACCTAAGAAAGTGGTCAAGAAAGCCGGCAGAAAGAAATCTGTGCCAATGCCTCGTAACTTGCAACCGATCAAGATTCTGCCAAAACCAATACTCATGAACGGACCGAAACTGCTCCGATATGTGGAGGAACCTAAAACTCCCGAGCAAAGAAGCCAGACCCTGGACAAACTTATAGAAAAGGTGCTAAAAGAGAACACAAATGAAATAGACGTGTTCTTCAGAAGTATGGCAGCCAGTGTAAAGAAATTACAGCCAAATTTAATACCTAAAGTAAAAATGGAAGTGTGCAATGTCATCGCAAAATATGAAATGCAGAGTTTTGACAGAAACCCACAGAATTTTTAGGTTACTTGTGATGTACAGGGTGTTTAAGACTTGTCAGTGGAGTGGATTGTTTTAGTTATTGTTAGTATTTAAGagttttaatattatgatttgacatacaaagtatggagctcttagtatattacgactggAAAGTGGTATTACTGATCCTGTGTCTGAATAAATGGCATAAtatatcttattttttgtatcaTTATAAATCAcctctgtatttttttatataagttaGCCAGCAGAGGATCTGTATCCATTGTttgggttattattattatatcatCTTGCCATTATTTGACTGAGCTCAAACTTCACATAGACTAAAGCTGTGTGGCAAtgcaacattttttttgttcttgctatgtcggtggcaaacaagcctacggtccacctgatggaaagtggtcaccgtagcctatggacacctacaactcaaggggtgtcacatgcacgttgccaacccattagaaactcgtacactcccctttgctgcattaagtacacagcaaaaaggagtgtacatgtACAAGTTCCATGGTAGCACTGAGCTGATTAAACGAGACACATGCAGCCATATgaagaggaactctgttataaaacgaaagtattttatatttaggtttGTTAGAATTGCCCCAATGCATATAGTTGCCTGAAAGACCAGTTTAGTCGGCGCTAAAAACTTAtcaaaaattaagttttatgTACGAGTATGCATTTTTACTGCCAAGTTAGTGCGAAATTAGTATAAAAAACATCTACTTTGTGGCATGCATATGCACCTGTTTGACATTACGTAAAGAACAGGTCCCAAAGCCGCCCGACCTCGGCACGTTTCGGAATGTCGGCTAGGCCAGCGTAGGCTATAACGATGCTAGGCTAGGCCCGACTGATGCCAAACGCATTCATCGCTTGTCATATCTAGATCATGTCGAGCGaattattaacactttcgaaaccgggctctacgcggcgctacgacattttcgctacatacggggaaacccatgtaatcggctacgcttctacgagcggtgtacccgacagtcgggttcttggtagcgaaagtgagTACTGGATTTGTTTGCTCTCTCGGGTAGCATTTGATTTGCGTCAATTCTaccatttgtatttttaaattcgaTGGGTATGGTACGGTTACTGGTGTCATCGCAATGACATACTACTGAACCTacaatacaatttcatataatatacagggtgtcccgtAAACCAACGCTAAAATtgaaaagggtgaaaaaaaaaaaaaatattgaagacacacacagatcaacctagccctaaactaagcaaagcttgtactatgggtgctaggcgacgatgtacttatatagataaatacaatacttaaaaaacatccatgactcaggaacatttgtgctcgtcacacaaataaatgcccttatcggaattcgaacccgggaccgcggcttagcaggcagggtcactacgcactaGGGCAGACCGGTCGGTCGTTTATTCGGTATTAGTAAATAGACAAGCTCTCTTCCTGCGCGTTTTTCTAGAGCTAGGGAACTATTACGCCACGGCTTACGCGTTGAAAATTATCTGCGTTGTACTGCTGTCAATTCATGTCAGTATCCAAACATACGGACTTCCTGACACTTTCAACCGGACATCAAGCCGACTGAGCACATTAAAACCGATGGGAGGGTCACCTTTCCCCCAAACAAGGCAGCTATTCCGATGTATTGCGCAATGCGCATATACAGGCCACGGGGTGTTTGGCACATGATATGACAAAATTTATGGGGGGTTTGTGGTGTCGTTTCCTTCCTTTTCGTCCTTGGAACTCTGGTCCTAGAAGCCACGGTTCTCGAGATAAGATTGCAGGGATAttccagccggcctagccaaagcgATAATCGTTCACGCTCCGTGACGAACGAAACGTCGTAAGTATTGACATGTAACGATCTGTTAtcaaaaataaatttcatttcatttcattgtcACTTCgactagtaaaaataaaatatgagttGCGTTCTCGTTCTTGACTTGAAGCAGATTATGGACTCGCAGGAGAATGTGCGAAGCCTATTTTTGACATAACTACGTTTTAAAATCATTGGCGCATATCATACATTTGTATCATACTTATCATAGTACTAATGATAAAATACAGATTTCTGTAGGTTATTAAGGCACCTAACGTCTTTAATACAGTAGACATAAAATGCCCCTACGGTGTGTCCAGTTTAATGTGAACGGGGGTGTTGAAAGAGCTTATCTTAATGTCCTATTCGAGTCGTTTAAGATGTTTCTGGGGGCATTAGAGATAATTAAAATTGATGTTTAATGTGTGAGGGAGCGTCTTCTAATAAAAGGGAATGTGGTAGTAATATGTTAAGTTTTTTCTTTAGCACTATCTTATACGGGATGCTGTTTAATGTCAGTTACATGTATCGTGTGTGGCCATAAATAATATGGCGTAATTTTCCATGAACATTTCCTgaacttattatatttatagacatGTACCCAGAGTGGAGGATAACGCTGCCATTTAATGCGTAATATATTATAGGGAAGTAATTAACTTGACTTAATTGTTTAAGACGATTCATGCTCAACTAGctcttataattattattaaaatacagatatagttacattatttattaatctctCATCCAGTTATTTTTTTTCCTACATTCATGTGTGTGCACAgtttgaaagtttttttttaatttctattcttTTTACCCAAGCTATACTTTAGGTCTAGTTCGCGCTCAAAATTCCCGAGTATCCTGATTTCATGCACGACCCGGAGGGCGAGGTATCTAGATAGGTCACCGCGCCGCTGTCACTCAAACGATTACGTCCACAACCCGATAATTGCTAGGTAATGGACTTGATAAGCTCCATGGTTACCCTATTTTAGGCCTAGTTCGCGCACAAAATTCCCGGGCATCCTGATTTCATGCACGACCCGGGGGGCGGGGTGTCTAGACGGGGTCGCCGCCCCGCTATCAGTCAAACGATTACGTTCACAAGCCGATAATTGCTAGGTAATGGACTGCCTTGATAAGCTTTGGTTACGTGTACTTTGCCTAGTACTAGCACGCGGTAAGTACGAGTATTTCATACAAACAGAACAGCTATTCTGATTCGTACTGACGGGAATCGGATAGCAATAGCACCATTCCGGGGAAGCAATGTAGCTATGCCAAGAAGATGTCAGACAAAATTAAAACAGTAAAGGACTGAGGGATGAAAAGTCCAACACCGCCAGCGCCCTGCATTTACTAACTGATAAAGTTATATAATCAACTATTTGCCTATCTTCACGATTTACTCGTAATATTTAACTTTATGATTAAGTAGTTTGCTCATTCGTGAGGCAAAGTTAATAAAATTTTGTCACGAATCGCAAaagttatttaatataaaacacATCATAAATACATAGTATTCTAGCATTTGTATCAAACAAGCTCACCTCACGTTTATATCCAAGCTATTTATTTTAGCTCGAATACAGAATTCCTCAAAGACCCTCAACTTAGATGCTACGTAAGCCCCTCAAAGGCACATAACATAACCTGTCAAAGcaagtaaatatttattgtaaaccaCGTAGAGAACATCAAAGGCATTCTCGCAAAGGATCACGACCAGTCTATACACTATGTAAACAGTGCAAACTAAAGCTAGGCATTGCATAGGACATGCACGTATATACGACTAGGTTAGGTAGGGGATCTACAGTGAATAACTGAGTTCTATTGTATTCAAC
Above is a window of Leguminivora glycinivorella isolate SPB_JAAS2020 chromosome 19, LegGlyc_1.1, whole genome shotgun sequence DNA encoding:
- the LOC125236274 gene encoding uncharacterized protein LOC125236274, whose product is MPLNAVGWSTEEDQTLAELVQPHSFLYNVLDPSRKNILAREATWQKIAQSLDKPVEECKKRWRGLRDGYMRSRRVGTMHKTKAPVFEKMQYLDETSMDTETVLEEATMEDEEQQVQEEQVVTEQQVITDSQEYYEITVVDGPTEQHQQLKQPLFKILPKTEIITNEPPKKVVKKAGRKKSVPMPRNLQPIKILPKPILMNGPKLLRYVEEPKTPEQRSQTLDKLIEKVLKENTNEIDVFFRSMAASVKKLQPNLIPKVKMEVCNVIAKYEMQSFDRNPQNF